One genomic region from Haloterrigena gelatinilytica encodes:
- the proS gene encoding proline--tRNA ligase: protein MSDESQELGITESKSHKPGEWYAEVVQKANLADYAPMGGFIVTKPRGYALWEGIQNALDGWFKETGVDNVYFPLFIPESFLEREKDVVEGFDPEVAWVTQGGHEELEERLAVRPTSESIIAPFMADWTRSHRDLPLRLNQWCSVVRWEATETKPFFRTKEFMWQEGHTAHASDEGAWDEVWTRLGQYERLYEDVLAIPVLRGKKPEHDKFPGADTTTTVEALMPDGKSVQGGTSHNLGQSFAEAFDITFADEDEEERTAYTTSWGVSWRAIGALIMTHSDDQGLVLPPTIAPTQVAIVPIWQEDTKEDVLEYSENIADDLEDAGFRVELDDRDERNPGFKFNEHELNGVPLRLEIGPYEVEDEEVTMVHRPDNEESVEDRDEIVESVDEHLDEIYDKLYETAEENLEENIREAHSPEEILGTIGKHGGYVKTPWCGDEACEEAIKEKIAAEIVMQPLEDAGGQSSGEVPEPEHDECGVCGDPADEIAYFAKSY, encoded by the coding sequence ATGAGCGACGAGAGCCAGGAACTCGGAATCACCGAGTCGAAATCGCACAAACCCGGCGAGTGGTACGCCGAAGTCGTCCAGAAGGCCAACCTCGCGGACTACGCGCCGATGGGCGGATTCATCGTCACCAAGCCCCGCGGCTACGCGCTGTGGGAGGGTATTCAGAACGCGCTCGACGGCTGGTTCAAGGAGACCGGCGTCGACAACGTCTACTTCCCGCTGTTTATCCCCGAGTCCTTCCTTGAGCGCGAGAAGGACGTCGTCGAGGGGTTCGACCCCGAGGTCGCCTGGGTGACCCAGGGCGGCCACGAGGAACTCGAGGAGCGGCTGGCGGTCCGGCCGACCAGCGAGTCGATCATCGCGCCCTTCATGGCCGACTGGACGCGCAGCCACCGCGACCTGCCGCTGCGCCTGAACCAGTGGTGTTCGGTCGTCCGGTGGGAGGCCACCGAGACCAAGCCCTTCTTCCGGACGAAGGAGTTCATGTGGCAGGAAGGCCACACCGCCCACGCCTCTGACGAGGGCGCCTGGGACGAGGTCTGGACCCGACTGGGCCAGTACGAACGCCTCTACGAGGACGTGCTCGCGATCCCGGTGCTGCGCGGAAAGAAGCCCGAGCACGACAAGTTCCCCGGCGCGGACACGACGACGACCGTCGAGGCCCTGATGCCCGACGGGAAGTCCGTCCAGGGCGGCACCAGCCACAACCTCGGCCAGAGCTTCGCCGAGGCGTTCGACATCACCTTCGCCGACGAGGACGAGGAAGAACGGACGGCCTACACCACCTCGTGGGGCGTCTCCTGGCGCGCGATCGGGGCGCTCATCATGACCCACTCCGACGACCAGGGGCTCGTGCTCCCGCCGACGATCGCGCCCACGCAGGTCGCCATCGTCCCCATCTGGCAGGAGGACACCAAAGAAGACGTCCTCGAGTACTCCGAGAACATCGCCGACGACCTCGAGGACGCCGGCTTCCGCGTCGAACTCGACGACCGCGACGAGCGCAATCCCGGCTTCAAGTTCAACGAGCACGAGCTCAACGGCGTGCCGCTGCGACTCGAGATCGGCCCCTACGAGGTCGAAGACGAGGAGGTCACGATGGTCCACCGGCCGGACAACGAGGAGTCCGTCGAGGACCGCGACGAAATCGTCGAGAGCGTCGACGAGCACCTCGACGAGATCTACGACAAGCTCTACGAGACGGCCGAGGAGAACCTAGAAGAGAACATCCGCGAGGCCCACAGCCCCGAGGAGATCCTCGGAACGATCGGCAAACACGGCGGCTACGTGAAGACGCCGTGGTGCGGCGACGAGGCCTGCGAGGAGGCCATCAAGGAGAAGATCGCCGCCGAGATCGTCATGCAACCGCTCGAAGACGCGGGCGGGCAGTCGAGCGGCGAGGTGCCCGAACCCGAGCACGACGAGTGCGGCGTCTGCGGCGACCCCGCCGACGAGATCGCCTACTTCGCGAAGTCGTACTGA
- the gltB gene encoding glutamate synthase large subunit, producing MTQPQIASSAERSRGLVDPADERSNCGVGVVMDLDGDGGHDVVADGLELLVNLEHRGTTGAEKNTGDGAGIMLQRPDAFFEDVLETDLPELYAVGSLFLPRDDAARAALVSLVEDSLSTYDLEVLEWRDVPTDNAELGKTAVDSEPDVRQVVVAPEDDIDQETFDRRLYVGRRALENAVEQRAQRASARDARGNAVEDVDPKYYERFYVVSLDSKTIVYKGLLKSVQVPTYYPDLTDERMESTFVMVHERFSTNTLGAWHLAHPYRNIIHNGEFNTIQGNINWMRARETDIESEVLEDLEAVKPIIDDPDQSDTASVDNALELLMQDGRDLAHALRMLVPEAWRGDDAMDPDRKDWYDFHASLVEPWDGPALVAATDGERVGAVLDRNGLRPCRYDVTSDNRLIMASEAGALDTDPENIEERGRLQPGQLFLADPNEGRVIPDEEVFDDLTDDRYGEWVEQEQVHLDDIRTTDDSAPRQSVDDLRDYQAAFGYTHDELENLIEPMMQKGKDPVGSMGDDTPLSVLTEFNRPLFSYFKQLFAQVTNPPLDYIREELVTSMESRLGYQRNLLDESPEHARQLVLDSPILTDAELESIRDCEANGITAATIDITYEPEREEPGDDLRDAIERVREDAVEAIEDGHDVIVLSDRSVDEDRVAIPSLLATGGVHHHLVRNGLRNHVGLVVESADPRTVHQFATLVGYGAGAVNPYLAYQTIADITAGEDGADTEVAIDAYVGAVEDGLLKIMAKMGISTVESYQGAQIFEAVGLDSDLVAEYFEGTENRTEGIGLPEIEADLRERHETAFVDEDDPNLQRQGEFEHRSGGIHHQWNPDTVGALQQSVRSNDYERYQEFAEKINDQQQNLQTLRGLLEFDSDRESIPLEDVEPIKDIVERFSTAAMSLGSLSPEAHENNSIAMNRLGGKSNSGEGGEPPERFDTERECNVKQVASGRFGVTSTYLSSADELQIKMAQGSKPGEGGHLPGSKVNEMIAHVRKSTPGVGLISPPPLHDIYSIEDLKQLIFDLKAANEEADINVKLVSEAGIGTVAAGVAKANADVVHISGHDGGTGASPRTSIKNAGLPWELGLAEANQMLCATGLRDRIRVSADGGMKTGRDVAVAALLGAEEYVFGTASLVTGGCVMARQCHKNTCPVGVATQREDLRKRFPGEPEHVINYMTFIAQELREIMAELGFETLDEMIGQVDVLEQRDDVDHPKARNVDLSEVLADPGSDVRRKIREQDHELEEQLDRDLIEAAADAIEEQEPVSIDAEVTNVDRTVGAMLSNRITSRYGEPGLPEDTITVDLEGTAGQSFGAFLASGVSMHLDGSANDYVGKGLSGGKITIRTPETAGYDPTENISIGNVALYGATDGQLYVNGVAGERFAVRNSGAKAVVEGVGDHGCEYMTGGVVAVLGETGKNFAAGMSGGVAYVYDPDGEFEAKANTGMVSLHDALEEKDEQMLRRLVENHVAYTGSERGELLLENWERALDAFVKVMPEAYHEAITEQGSDDVREELPGAPEVSAEAESTSFAASDD from the coding sequence ATGACACAGCCACAGATAGCGTCATCCGCCGAGCGTTCGCGGGGGCTCGTAGACCCCGCGGACGAGCGGTCGAACTGCGGCGTCGGCGTCGTCATGGACCTCGATGGGGATGGGGGACACGACGTCGTCGCCGACGGACTAGAACTACTCGTCAACCTCGAACATCGCGGGACCACCGGCGCGGAGAAGAACACCGGCGACGGCGCGGGTATCATGCTGCAGCGACCTGACGCCTTCTTCGAGGACGTTCTCGAGACCGATCTCCCCGAACTCTATGCCGTCGGATCGCTCTTTCTGCCCCGAGACGACGCGGCCCGGGCGGCGCTCGTCTCGCTCGTCGAGGACTCGCTTTCGACCTACGATCTGGAGGTTCTCGAGTGGCGCGACGTCCCGACGGATAACGCGGAGCTCGGGAAGACCGCCGTCGACTCCGAACCGGACGTCCGGCAGGTCGTCGTCGCTCCCGAGGACGACATCGATCAGGAGACGTTCGATCGGCGCCTCTACGTCGGTCGCCGAGCCCTCGAGAACGCCGTTGAGCAACGTGCTCAACGAGCCTCCGCTCGCGATGCTCGCGGAAACGCCGTCGAGGACGTCGATCCGAAGTACTACGAGCGCTTCTACGTCGTCTCGCTCGATTCGAAGACGATCGTCTACAAGGGGCTACTGAAGAGCGTTCAGGTCCCCACCTACTATCCCGACCTGACCGACGAGCGCATGGAGTCGACGTTCGTGATGGTCCACGAACGGTTCTCGACGAACACGCTCGGCGCCTGGCACCTCGCCCACCCCTACCGGAACATCATCCACAACGGCGAGTTCAACACCATTCAGGGCAACATCAACTGGATGCGAGCCCGCGAGACCGACATCGAGAGCGAGGTACTCGAGGATCTCGAGGCGGTCAAGCCGATCATCGACGACCCGGATCAGTCCGACACCGCGAGCGTCGATAACGCCCTCGAACTGCTGATGCAGGACGGGCGCGACCTCGCGCACGCCCTACGGATGCTCGTCCCCGAGGCCTGGCGCGGCGACGACGCGATGGACCCGGATCGGAAGGACTGGTACGACTTCCACGCCTCGCTCGTCGAGCCGTGGGACGGCCCCGCGCTGGTCGCGGCGACCGACGGCGAACGCGTCGGCGCCGTCCTCGACCGCAACGGTCTGCGTCCCTGCCGGTACGACGTCACGTCCGACAACCGCCTGATCATGGCCAGCGAGGCCGGCGCCCTCGACACCGACCCCGAAAACATCGAGGAGCGAGGCCGCCTCCAGCCCGGACAGCTGTTCCTCGCCGACCCCAACGAGGGGCGTGTCATCCCCGACGAGGAGGTCTTCGACGACCTCACCGACGACCGCTACGGCGAGTGGGTCGAGCAGGAGCAGGTCCACCTCGACGACATCCGGACGACCGACGACAGCGCGCCCCGGCAGTCGGTCGACGACCTCCGCGACTACCAGGCCGCCTTCGGCTACACCCACGACGAACTCGAGAACCTGATCGAGCCGATGATGCAGAAGGGGAAGGATCCCGTCGGCTCGATGGGCGACGACACGCCGCTGTCGGTTCTGACGGAGTTCAACCGACCGCTGTTCTCTTACTTCAAGCAGCTGTTCGCGCAGGTCACCAACCCGCCGCTGGACTACATCCGCGAGGAACTCGTCACCTCGATGGAGTCGCGGCTCGGCTACCAGCGCAACCTGCTCGACGAGTCCCCCGAGCACGCCCGCCAGCTCGTGCTCGACTCGCCGATCCTGACCGACGCCGAACTCGAGTCGATCCGCGACTGCGAGGCCAACGGCATCACGGCCGCGACGATCGACATCACCTACGAGCCCGAACGCGAGGAGCCGGGCGACGACCTCCGCGACGCGATCGAACGCGTCCGCGAGGACGCCGTCGAAGCGATCGAGGACGGACACGACGTGATCGTCCTGTCCGACCGAAGCGTCGACGAGGATCGGGTCGCGATCCCGAGCCTGCTGGCGACGGGCGGCGTCCACCACCACCTCGTTCGCAACGGGCTGCGCAACCACGTCGGCCTCGTCGTCGAATCGGCCGACCCGCGCACCGTCCACCAGTTCGCGACGCTGGTCGGCTACGGTGCCGGTGCGGTCAACCCGTACCTCGCCTACCAGACCATCGCGGACATCACCGCGGGCGAGGACGGCGCGGACACCGAGGTCGCCATCGACGCCTACGTCGGCGCCGTCGAGGACGGCCTGTTGAAGATCATGGCCAAGATGGGGATCTCGACGGTCGAGAGCTACCAGGGCGCCCAGATCTTCGAGGCCGTCGGGCTCGATAGCGACCTCGTCGCGGAGTACTTCGAGGGCACCGAGAACCGCACCGAAGGGATCGGCCTCCCCGAGATCGAGGCCGATCTCCGCGAGCGCCACGAGACCGCCTTCGTCGACGAGGACGATCCGAACCTCCAGCGACAGGGCGAGTTCGAACACCGCTCGGGCGGAATCCACCACCAGTGGAACCCCGACACGGTCGGCGCGCTCCAGCAGTCCGTCCGCTCGAACGACTACGAGCGCTACCAGGAGTTCGCCGAAAAGATCAACGACCAACAGCAGAACCTCCAGACCCTGCGCGGGCTGCTCGAGTTCGATTCCGACCGCGAGTCGATCCCGCTCGAGGACGTCGAGCCGATCAAGGACATCGTCGAGCGGTTCTCGACGGCCGCGATGAGCCTCGGGAGCCTCTCGCCGGAGGCCCACGAGAACAACTCGATCGCGATGAACCGGCTGGGCGGCAAGTCCAACTCCGGCGAGGGCGGCGAGCCCCCGGAGCGGTTCGACACCGAACGCGAGTGTAACGTCAAGCAGGTGGCCTCGGGCCGCTTCGGCGTCACCTCGACGTACCTCTCTTCCGCCGACGAGCTCCAGATCAAGATGGCCCAGGGCTCCAAGCCCGGCGAGGGCGGCCACCTTCCCGGCTCGAAGGTCAACGAGATGATCGCCCACGTCCGCAAGTCCACGCCGGGCGTCGGCCTCATCTCGCCGCCGCCACTGCACGACATCTACTCCATCGAGGACCTCAAACAGCTGATCTTCGACCTCAAGGCGGCAAACGAGGAGGCCGATATCAACGTCAAACTGGTCAGCGAGGCCGGCATCGGCACGGTCGCCGCCGGCGTCGCCAAGGCTAACGCCGACGTGGTCCACATCTCGGGCCACGACGGCGGTACCGGCGCCTCGCCGCGCACCTCGATCAAGAACGCCGGCCTCCCGTGGGAGCTCGGTCTCGCGGAGGCCAACCAGATGCTCTGTGCGACCGGCCTTCGCGACCGCATCCGCGTCTCCGCCGACGGCGGGATGAAGACCGGTCGCGACGTCGCCGTCGCCGCCCTGCTGGGCGCCGAGGAGTACGTCTTCGGGACCGCCTCGCTGGTCACCGGCGGCTGCGTGATGGCCCGGCAGTGTCACAAGAACACCTGCCCGGTCGGCGTCGCCACCCAGCGCGAGGACCTGCGCAAGCGGTTCCCCGGCGAGCCCGAGCACGTCATCAACTACATGACGTTCATCGCGCAGGAACTGCGCGAGATCATGGCCGAACTCGGCTTCGAGACCCTCGACGAGATGATCGGTCAGGTCGACGTGCTCGAGCAGCGCGACGACGTCGACCACCCGAAGGCCCGCAACGTCGACCTCTCGGAGGTCCTCGCGGACCCCGGCAGCGACGTCCGCCGCAAGATCCGCGAGCAGGACCACGAACTCGAGGAGCAACTCGACCGAGACCTGATCGAGGCCGCGGCCGACGCCATCGAGGAGCAGGAACCGGTCTCGATCGACGCCGAGGTCACGAACGTCGACCGTACCGTCGGCGCGATGCTCTCGAACCGCATCACCAGCCGCTACGGCGAACCCGGACTCCCCGAGGACACCATCACGGTCGACCTCGAGGGCACCGCCGGGCAGAGCTTCGGTGCGTTCCTCGCCAGCGGCGTCTCGATGCACCTCGACGGCAGCGCCAACGACTACGTCGGCAAGGGTCTCTCGGGCGGCAAGATCACGATCCGCACGCCCGAAACGGCCGGCTACGATCCGACGGAGAACATCTCGATCGGCAACGTCGCGCTCTACGGCGCGACCGACGGCCAGCTGTACGTCAACGGCGTCGCCGGCGAGCGCTTCGCCGTCCGCAACTCCGGCGCCAAGGCCGTCGTCGAGGGCGTCGGCGACCACGGCTGCGAGTACATGACCGGCGGCGTCGTCGCCGTGCTCGGCGAGACGGGCAAGAACTTCGCCGCAGGGATGTCCGGCGGCGTCGCCTACGTCTACGACCCCGACGGCGAGTTCGAAGCGAAGGCCAACACCGGCATGGTCTCGCTGCACGACGCCCTCGAGGAGAAAGACGAGCAGATGCTCCGACGACTCGTCGAGAACCACGTCGCCTACACCGGCTCCGAGCGGGGCGAACTCCTGCTCGAGAACTGGGAGCGCGCGCTCGACGCCTTCGTGAAGGTGATGCCCGAGGCCTACCACGAGGCGATCACCGAGCAGGGCAGCGACGACGTCCGCGAGGAACTCCCCGGCGCGCCCGAGGTGTCCGCCGAGGCCGAATCGACCAGCTTCGCGGCGAGCGACGACTGA
- a CDS encoding peroxidase-related enzyme (This protein belongs to a clade of uncharacterized proteins related to peroxidases such as the alkylhydroperoxidase AhpD.) has translation MTKSDAEEVDPELRDDAMNRFPVPDLENLPEDLRERIADETERAGFTPNVFAAMAYKPSHFRAFVDYHDALVEDTALEREEIEMIVVAVSGVNHCYYCNVAHGALVRIYAEDPLLADQLVANYRTADINDAHRTMLDVAVKLTERPTEVDREDLEALRQAGFDEEARWDIAAVTAFYNLSNRLAMFADMRPNEEFHTLGRE, from the coding sequence ATGACCAAAAGCGACGCCGAGGAGGTCGATCCTGAACTGCGCGACGACGCGATGAACCGGTTTCCGGTCCCCGACCTCGAGAACCTGCCCGAAGACCTCAGGGAACGCATCGCGGACGAGACCGAGCGAGCGGGATTCACGCCCAACGTGTTCGCGGCGATGGCGTACAAACCCTCCCACTTCCGCGCGTTCGTCGACTACCACGACGCCCTCGTCGAGGACACGGCCCTCGAGCGCGAGGAGATCGAGATGATCGTCGTCGCCGTCTCGGGGGTCAACCACTGCTACTACTGCAACGTCGCCCACGGTGCGCTCGTGCGGATCTACGCCGAGGATCCGCTCCTCGCGGACCAACTGGTCGCGAACTACCGGACCGCCGATATCAACGACGCCCACCGCACGATGCTCGACGTCGCCGTGAAGCTAACCGAGCGGCCGACCGAGGTCGACCGCGAGGACCTCGAGGCGCTCCGTCAGGCGGGGTTCGACGAGGAAGCGCGCTGGGACATCGCGGCGGTGACCGCGTTCTACAATCTTAGCAATCGGCTGGCGATGTTCGCCGATATGCGACCCAACGAGGAGTTTCACACGCTGGGCCGAGAGTGA
- a CDS encoding GIY-YIG nuclease family protein gives MSESGTYVLVVDVPRATTLEVGALGERDFADGTYAYVGSAFGPGGFARIDRHRELARGERDTRHWHIDYLLGHDETRLEAAVTFPDADRECELATSLPGEQVDGFGASDCDCAGHLLATSDAETIRTAAVAEGGRLRFE, from the coding sequence ATGAGCGAGAGCGGCACCTACGTGCTCGTCGTCGACGTCCCGCGAGCGACGACCCTCGAGGTCGGTGCGCTGGGCGAGCGCGACTTCGCCGACGGAACCTACGCTTACGTCGGCAGCGCCTTCGGTCCCGGCGGCTTCGCTCGAATCGATCGCCACCGCGAACTCGCCCGCGGCGAGCGCGACACGCGACACTGGCACATCGACTACCTGCTCGGACACGATGAGACGCGTCTCGAGGCCGCGGTTACGTTCCCCGACGCCGACCGGGAGTGCGAACTGGCGACGTCGCTACCGGGCGAACAGGTCGACGGCTTCGGGGCTTCGGACTGTGACTGTGCGGGGCACCTCCTCGCCACGTCGGACGCCGAGACCATTCGGACGGCCGCCGTCGCTGAGGGCGGTCGTCTTCGTTTCGAGTAG